The DNA region TGACAGGCAGACTTCGTATGCTATTCGTAGATGAAATCGCAAAGCGATTTCATCTACGGAGGATAAAAATGGACAAGAAGGTTACAATCGTTGGCGCCGGTAACGTAGGCGCAACCGCAGCGCAACGCCTGGCGGAAAAGGAGTTGTCTGATGTTGTCCTTGTCGACGTCGTAGAGGGTTTGCCCCAGGGGAAAGCCTTGGATTTGCAGCAAGCGGCGCCAATAGAAAAACATGATGCCAGGCTCATAGGAACCAACTCGTTCGAGGCCTCAGCAGGGTCTGACATAGTCATTGTCACGGCAGGTATGCCCCGCAAACCGGGCATGAGTCGAGACGATCTTCTGGCTACAAACGCCAACATTGTTGGAACTGTAATCGAACAAATCGCCCCCCTTTCTCCAGAGGCTATCCTGATTATCGTGAGCAACCCCTTGGACGCCATGTGTCACGTAGCGCTTGAGACTAGTGGTTTTCCGAAGAATAGGGTCGTGGGTATGGCCGGAGTCCTTGACTCGGCCCGCTTTCGAGCCTTCATCGCAATGGAACTGGATGTGTCTGTAGAAAATACACACGCCTTTGTCATGGGTGGTCATGGCGACACCATGGTCCCCCTGC from Deltaproteobacteria bacterium includes:
- the mdh gene encoding malate dehydrogenase, with protein sequence MDKKVTIVGAGNVGATAAQRLAEKELSDVVLVDVVEGLPQGKALDLQQAAPIEKHDARLIGTNSFEASAGSDIVIVTAGMPRKPGMSRDDLLATNANIVGTVIEQIAPLSPEAILIIVSNPLDAMCHVALETSGFPKNRVVGMAGVLDSARFRAFIAMELDVSVENTHAFVMGGHGDTMVPLPRYSTVAGIPIIELMPRERIDALVERTRNGGAEIVGLLKTGSAYYAPASGAVEIAEAILKDKKKILPCAAYLEGEYGIHGLFIGVPVKLGRGGIKQIIQINLTEQEHAALQKSAQAVRELVESLKRKKIHTVH